The segment AACTATAAATCTACGGTTGTTTAGCACCATGACCTCATCAACATCTGCATAACGATCATTCCGACGAGTCGCCGTTTTTTCTCCATTGATTACTTTATCTATGTCTGCTGGAATGGTAACCAACCTATCAATTGAACACCTTTTAGGTGGAAGCGAATGGTTCTTATTGTTCATCTAGATTCTCCCCTTTTTTCCATTGTATCAAATATGTATAATTGGTGGAAGCATGGGGACGGCTCTTTTGCTTCCTTGAAGTATTAAGGCTTATCAAGGAGGCATGAGAACCGTCCCCATGCTTCTTCTTTCTTACAATTTTTGTTCTTTAAAAAGTTCCCTGCATACACGTGGTGCACTCCAAAATGTGGTTAACATCAGCAAGGATACGGGGACAGCCGTTACTACAATAAAGGATTGCAGGGCGTCGATGCTCGATTCCCCAATCGTGATTAGTACCGTTGCCACAATTCCCATAAGAAATGCCCAGAATACACGCAGTAATCTAGAAGGGTCCCCATTTCCAGTAATGGCCATCGAAATCGTCAAGGACATGGAATCTGTCGTTGTCAGGACGAAAATAATGGTCGCTAACAGGAATAGAAAACCGATTATCGTTCCAAAAGGAAGCTGATCCGCAATGGCAATCATCGCTGCTGGCGGACCATCGCTATTTAGCGGCCCTGAAACAGAACCAGGGTTACTTTTTTCCCCAGCTATTCCTGTTCCACCAACGATCGTAAACCAGAACGTCGTTACAACAGGCGCGATTACTGCAATAGCTGTAACAATTTCCCGAATTGTACGGCCACGAGAGATACGACTGACAAATAATGCCATCATCGGCGCATAACCAAGGAACCAAGCAAAGAAGAAGACGGTCCATCCACCAAGCCAAGCCCCATCACTAGTGAAAGTACTCATCGTGATGAAATTTTCTACATATAAACCAAATGACTCCAGATATGAATCGAAAATAAATAGCGCCGGACCAAGTATAAGAACAGCCCCAACAAGAAACAGAGATAAAATAATATTATAACGGCTCATAATTTGTATCCCTTTATGAATTCCAGTAGCGGCAGAAATGGCAGCCAATATGACAATTACAATAATAATCATGCATTGAATAACTATATTATTTGGAACTCCAAACAAAGCATTTAACCCATAACCAGCTTGTAAACCAAGGAATCCGATTGGCCCAATCGTACCAGCCGCTACCGAGATAATAGAAAATACATCTACAAATGTGCCAAGTACACTTTTTTGCATAATCTTATCTCCAAAAATCGGATAAAGCAATGCTCTCGGCTTAAGTGGTGCACCGCGGTGATAATGTGCATACATCAATACAAATGTTCCAAGGGTTCCAAGTATCGCCCATGCAAGAAAGCCCCAATCGACAAAACTAGTGGCAAGTGCAGGAGAAACAGCCTCCGCAGAACCTGCCTCAATACCAGAAAAATGTGGTGGAACCGTCAAAAAATGACTCACCGGTTCAGCAGCAGCCCAGAATACGCCTCCCGCTGCCAGCAATGTGCACATAATAATAGAAATCCATTTGAAATTGCTCATCTCTGGTTTATCCAACTTACCTAATCGAATTTTTCCATACTTTGAATATCCCAGAAATAAGGCAATGAAAAACGTTCCCAACAGAAGAATTTGATAAACTTTACCAAAATATGTTGCCGACCAATCAAACAAGTAACTCACGCCATTAGCAACCATTTCCTGGTTGACCAATGCGAGAATCACAAAGGCAAGCAAAGCCCCACCACTTAAAAAAAGGACAGGTTTATCAATCGTTTGCTTATTTTTACTTAAATTATTCAAAAATGACTTCCTCCTAGCTACTTTTAAAGCAGCAATATAAAATTAAGACGCAACGACAGAGAATACAGTTTTTGAAAGGACATGTCAAGAGAGAAAATAGTGGAAGTATGAGGACGGTTCTTTTGCTTCCTAGCAGGAGCCCTTGCGAGGCATTATAAAATGAGTGGTCTGATATCATATTGGCCGCTAATAAAACTTCAGGAGATTTACATTATATGGTGACGGAATTAACTGATGTTATTAAAAAAAGAACCCGATTTCTTCGGGCTCTTGGCCATTTTGGATTATATAAAGACAGATGAAGAATATAGAGGGGAAGGCTTTGGTACAGAAAGTCTTAAAGAAATAATTCAATACTTGAAAATATTGTCTTTTGATTATATAGCCCTTTCCCCAGTCCCATTTGAAGAAGAAGAAAATGGGAATAAGAAAAAAGAGACTATTGAGAGCTTGAGTGCGTTTTACCAGAACTGTCCCCATGCTTCCCTTTCCTCCTATTTCCGCATCATTTCTCCAACATACACAGAATCGATAATCGTTCGTTTTAAAACATTCCCGTCTTTCGTTGATCCTTCTATATCAATGGTAATATTATACGCTTGGTTTTGTTTATCAAAGGTCAATTCCTGGGATAGATTTGCATCGCCGGCGACGAACCATGTTTCACTATTTTTTGGATTGCCCGACTCTGTTACATGATAAGTCGCTTTAACGGTGTCTTCCAATACTTCTTTGGAATTATTAACGTTTAAATTGTACGTAAGCTGCTGATCTTTTTGTAAACTAGCTATCTCTTTTTCCGTTTTTTCACCAAGATCTAGTTTCATTTCCGTGTCATAATTGGCCACTAAAAGGTATGCATTGTCTTTCTCAGTAGCCATTTCTACTTGCCACTCCCCAGCTTGAGGTTTATCTAGCGTCAACGAATGGCTAATAGCTCCCGGGAAAAATCCTTCATCTTGTCTTACTTTTTCGGCGTTTGTATTCACCTCTTTACCAGAAGGATCTATCACGTTTATTTCCGAAAGCTCATCTGCCGTTAATACATGGAGTGTCACCTTAGCAACATTTTCTTCCACTGCCACATTAATGTTGTTGTCGTTTTCCTCTGACAGAGAACCACCATGAACCCATTGATTCGTTGCAGGTGTATTGTTTTGCGCACTTTCTTTCTCTCCAAAAATATGTTTCTCTTCCAGTGCGTAATCACCTGCTATATAGTCCTCAAACACAGGAAAAGTCAGCCCGGTTCGAATGGACGTATGATTCCAATCGCCAATTGCTAATTCGTGGCCGCCTGGAAGATTGCTGCTTGCGGTCGTTACCACCCCGTCGTTATCTCCATAGCTGGATAGGTACGTACCACCAAACCATGTAGACGAAAACATCGATCCCCAGTCTGTACCGCCCAACGTGAAGTAATCATTAGCATACGCAAGAGGCTCTTGATCCATCATGACCCGAAAGTTTTCCATGTATCCGGTCTCCATTGCCGTTGTTCCTTCCCCACGCATACCAATTAAATCCGCAAGCCAACCTGCCCAAGAACTATTCGCTAAATCTGCCAGCTGTGACCCGTGATGCGGGCTTGAAAGCGTAATTACATTATCTACATATTCGGATGCACCATAGTAGGTCAGCGCTGTTTGTGCATCAATACCGCCCTTACTATACCCGATGATTGTTATCTTTTTGCCCTCAAAATGGGATGAAATCTCCTCGATCTTATCAGCTAATAATTCTCCATTATTCCACATGTCTGCAGAAGCACCACCCGCATCATGCAGTTGCACAAATGCCGTTTGGTAACCTGCATCATAAGCCGTTTGATACATGTCATTATCCTCCCAGAAAACTTGCGCCACATTATTCAAGCCTGGCACGAATAACAAAATAGGCGCATCATCCTGCAAATCAGGAGGCGTTTCACCAGCATACCACTCCCCAGGCGTCTCCTCATTTCCATTACTCCCCTTACCCATAACAGAAATTGGATCATCAGGGAACAGTTCTTTTGCTTCCTCAGCCGCCACAGGAACAGCGTATCCGACAACCAGTATCGCAAAGAAAATAGCAATGAACAAACCTAAACTTTTCTTCATCTCTACTCCTCCAATTTTATTTTCGTTTATAAAATACGTCAGGCATAATGGAAAGTTTGATCCATATATATGAAGCAGATTGCTTATCTTATTACAGGCTTTGCATGGGATGGTTGGTCTAAAGAAGTGTAATTTTACTGCAGAAGATAACCAAGGCGTATTGCGTGTTCTTATCACATTAATCTATATTAAAATATCTTTCCACTCGTGTTTGTCCAATGTTGCTCATGTGGAGAGCTGAGACTTCGGACAATCGGTAATGTAATAGCGGGGGCTGATCCCATAGTTCTGTTATAAGGACCAGTCCCCTACCAAAATATTGATTTACTAAACTTTTATACTTAAAATACTTACGCGAAATTCTTTGTTTCTGAAATCAATCTTTTAAATCAATAGAACTGACCCTTACTGAATAACAATCCCAGACTCAGATTCAACATTATTTGACTGAACTTTTAACGTTATTTCACCCTGATTTACAGCTGTAAGTTCACTTGTTGTATAATCAAATACTGCATCATAATCACCCGAATCGATAGCTTCAACAGATTCCTCTGTGTCGCCGATAAATACATTGTCGCTACCTGTCCAATTGACACTTGCAGGATATTGAAGTGGAATATTTATGTCCCCTGGCTGATGTCCAATTGCCTCTACTTCAACTGATTCACCAACTGAAACTGAATCTGGTGCATTCATCGTAATTTCATCAAGTAATGGATTTACTTTTGCCTTAATCCAATCTGTTTCAGCAGGATTCTTAATTCCTCTTACTGCTGAAGATTCCTTTTCAACACCGAACATTGTCCAACCAAGAAACCCGCCATTATCTGGACTTCCATATGGATCTTTTCCTGCAGATCCAGTAACCATATACGGAACACTATCGACACGGTTTACATTAAAGATAGAAGCATGAGAGGAAATAAATATCGCTCCTTTTCCTCCTGACAGCTGTCTAAAATTGGTAAGCCACTCTTCAACCAGAGCCACTTCTTTTCGATCACTTAATTGGCTGTTATCAGTTGTCAACGGATCGTTTGTCGGATGATGGGAAAAAACAGCCACATTTCTTACTTCCGGGTTTTTAACTGCCTCATCTAAAGTTTCCTGTAACGCTACTAATTGTTCAAAATCCGAAACCCTGTAACTTCCTGCTGATGAATCGAGCATGATAAATTGTGTCCCTTTATGAACAAAGCTGTGGCGTGTTTCTCCAAATACTTCTTTAAAATTATCTAAATCACCTGTCCCTGTTCGCTCATGATTACCTGG is part of the Virgibacillus sp. NKC19-16 genome and harbors:
- a CDS encoding ASCH domain-containing protein, with translation MNNKNHSLPPKRCSIDRLVTIPADIDKVINGEKTATRRNDRYADVDEVMVLNNRRFIVTDVYEQKLGDVTDEDALKEGFQNVEEYKQSILSIHPGMKWEPEMNVWVHEFESAE
- a CDS encoding BCCT family transporter codes for the protein MNNLSKNKQTIDKPVLFLSGGALLAFVILALVNQEMVANGVSYLFDWSATYFGKVYQILLLGTFFIALFLGYSKYGKIRLGKLDKPEMSNFKWISIIMCTLLAAGGVFWAAAEPVSHFLTVPPHFSGIEAGSAEAVSPALATSFVDWGFLAWAILGTLGTFVLMYAHYHRGAPLKPRALLYPIFGDKIMQKSVLGTFVDVFSIISVAAGTIGPIGFLGLQAGYGLNALFGVPNNIVIQCMIIIVIVILAAISAATGIHKGIQIMSRYNIILSLFLVGAVLILGPALFIFDSYLESFGLYVENFITMSTFTSDGAWLGGWTVFFFAWFLGYAPMMALFVSRISRGRTIREIVTAIAVIAPVVTTFWFTIVGGTGIAGEKSNPGSVSGPLNSDGPPAAMIAIADQLPFGTIIGFLFLLATIIFVLTTTDSMSLTISMAITGNGDPSRLLRVFWAFLMGIVATVLITIGESSIDALQSFIVVTAVPVSLLMLTTFWSAPRVCRELFKEQKL
- a CDS encoding esterase/lipase family protein, which codes for MKKSLGLFIAIFFAILVVGYAVPVAAEEAKELFPDDPISVMGKGSNGNEETPGEWYAGETPPDLQDDAPILLFVPGLNNVAQVFWEDNDMYQTAYDAGYQTAFVQLHDAGGASADMWNNGELLADKIEEISSHFEGKKITIIGYSKGGIDAQTALTYYGASEYVDNVITLSSPHHGSQLADLANSSWAGWLADLIGMRGEGTTAMETGYMENFRVMMDQEPLAYANDYFTLGGTDWGSMFSSTWFGGTYLSSYGDNDGVVTTASSNLPGGHELAIGDWNHTSIRTGLTFPVFEDYIAGDYALEEKHIFGEKESAQNNTPATNQWVHGGSLSEENDNNINVAVEENVAKVTLHVLTADELSEINVIDPSGKEVNTNAEKVRQDEGFFPGAISHSLTLDKPQAGEWQVEMATEKDNAYLLVANYDTEMKLDLGEKTEKEIASLQKDQQLTYNLNVNNSKEVLEDTVKATYHVTESGNPKNSETWFVAGDANLSQELTFDKQNQAYNITIDIEGSTKDGNVLKRTIIDSVYVGEMMRK